One segment of Capnocytophaga sp. oral taxon 878 DNA contains the following:
- a CDS encoding DUF3945 domain-containing protein gives MAENQHADTANYDNQIPVDEQLSDILLVFDKEEKQLKAVKGIDEKGELKMAPADSKSLDDFMKVDKQGNMLSNFFSNFMRQAQNPSRFSFFKIPIEKSVNTIEKLQNHLAKLTEKGKEYLKKYEVSPEQYIKQEQKAATLKQEGETAVAQTPPEAPAQAQVQEAPAQTQVQEAPAQTQAQEAPAQAQSQSTPAQEELKYNPDAIDWETLQNLGVSRESLEKRNLLEPLLKGYKTNELVPISFNLGSTVTRFDARLSLREVDGKVAVAIHGMRKEPQLDYPFFGHEFSEEDKKNLLTTGNMGRTVELTNSKTGEKIPSIISIDKLTNEIIALRSEHIKVPDEIKGVKLSQEQKQTLKEGKPLFVEGMTSKKGEPFNATVQFNADKRYVEFLFEDKAPKLANQEKLTEAPTVIRGVTLTEEQHKELSKGNPIYLEGLQSKAGKTYSGYFTFDKDKGKVEMSFNNPQKDITDKVSSTKQKAETSKAKEEKRPQKQSEKTAQKETAKKSKGRKV, from the coding sequence ATGGCAGAAAATCAACACGCCGATACGGCAAATTACGACAATCAAATCCCAGTGGATGAACAACTATCTGATATCCTACTGGTATTTGACAAAGAAGAAAAACAGCTTAAGGCTGTAAAAGGAATTGATGAGAAAGGAGAGTTAAAAATGGCTCCTGCTGACAGCAAATCCTTGGATGACTTTATGAAAGTAGACAAGCAAGGTAATATGCTGTCTAATTTCTTTAGCAACTTTATGCGCCAAGCCCAGAACCCTTCTCGTTTTTCTTTCTTTAAAATACCGATAGAAAAATCGGTAAATACGATAGAAAAACTTCAAAACCATCTGGCAAAGCTCACTGAAAAGGGTAAGGAATACCTCAAGAAGTACGAAGTATCTCCTGAGCAGTATATCAAACAAGAGCAAAAAGCAGCTACTCTAAAACAAGAAGGAGAGACTGCCGTTGCTCAGACCCCTCCTGAAGCTCCTGCTCAAGCACAAGTACAAGAAGCTCCTGCTCAAACGCAAGTACAAGAAGCTCCTGCTCAAACGCAAGCACAAGAAGCTCCTGCTCAGGCACAATCTCAAAGTACTCCTGCCCAAGAGGAACTCAAGTACAACCCTGATGCTATTGATTGGGAAACGCTACAAAACTTAGGGGTGAGTCGAGAGTCTTTAGAGAAGAGGAACCTATTAGAGCCCCTCTTAAAAGGTTATAAAACCAATGAACTGGTACCTATTAGTTTCAATTTAGGCTCTACAGTAACCCGCTTTGATGCTCGTCTGTCCCTAAGAGAAGTTGATGGAAAAGTAGCAGTAGCCATTCACGGGATGCGCAAGGAACCACAATTGGATTATCCTTTCTTTGGTCACGAGTTTTCAGAAGAGGATAAAAAGAACCTGCTTACCACAGGAAATATGGGACGTACAGTTGAGCTTACCAATAGTAAAACAGGGGAGAAAATCCCTTCTATCATCAGTATTGACAAGCTCACCAATGAAATCATTGCCTTGCGCAGTGAACATATCAAAGTCCCCGATGAAATCAAAGGAGTCAAACTCTCCCAGGAGCAAAAACAAACGCTCAAAGAAGGCAAGCCTCTGTTTGTTGAGGGAATGACCTCTAAAAAAGGAGAGCCTTTTAACGCAACTGTGCAGTTCAATGCCGACAAGCGTTATGTGGAATTTCTTTTTGAAGACAAAGCTCCTAAACTTGCTAATCAAGAGAAACTCACTGAGGCTCCTACAGTCATACGAGGGGTAACTCTTACTGAAGAACAACACAAGGAACTGAGCAAGGGTAATCCTATTTATTTAGAAGGTTTACAGAGCAAAGCCGGTAAAACTTATAGCGGTTATTTTACTTTTGACAAGGACAAAGGCAAGGTAGAGATGAGCTTTAACAATCCTCAAAAGGACATTACTGATAAAGTTTCTTCTACCAAGCAAAAAGCTGAAACTTCTAAAGCCAAAGAAGAAAAACGCCCTCAAAAGCAATCAGAAAAAACAGCTCAAAAAGAAACTGCTAAGAAGTCGAAGGGACGCAAAGTATAA
- a CDS encoding type IA DNA topoisomerase, translating into MKVILAEKPSVAREIAAIVGASEKQDGYLLGNDYAVTWALGHLVQLALPEAYGCVGFHREHLPILPRPFILVPKQIPEDKKGYRSDPMALKQLKIIDSLFKKCSSIIVATDAGREGELIFRYIYEYLHCQKPFQRLWISSLTEKGIKTGLANLQEGSAFDLLYASAQKRSEADWLVGINATQALSIAVGEGIYSLGRVQTPTLAMVCKRFLEHTHFQKKPFYQLRLKHQKSYTDFFSISAKIEDKKEAEALQKQLEKSPMAEVISTEKEVVKEQPPLLYDLTGLQKEANKKWNFSADETLQIAQSLYEQKYITYPRTGSKYISEDVWEEIPQLIRLLQESEAYANEARLVKIGTLNKKMVNDLKVTDHHGLLITERFPTNLTAKENTIYKMIATRLLEAVSEPCVKEVQKTLLEALHTDFLVKGVQVLQAGWRAIGGFYSDETAKDSEKDNEGDSNQVLPELVQGESIKIKAVEILSKTTQPPALYTESGLLGAMETAGKTLEDKAQRELLQGAGIGTPATRAAIIETLLKRNYIERKQKSLIPTDKGMQVYQWVKSLTIADVALTGEWESQLQKIEQGELSPDSFSSDMEAYTHSLTDTFLAMDIPQKEKLKITCPKCRNASLLLFEKVAKCPDEDCGYVLFRNVCGKPLTDELLKTLFEKGKTPLIKGMKSKSGSTFDAYIRLKENGETAFEFPEKTSKKRKY; encoded by the coding sequence ATGAAAGTTATATTAGCAGAAAAGCCCAGTGTGGCAAGAGAGATTGCCGCTATAGTGGGGGCAAGTGAAAAACAAGATGGATATTTGTTAGGTAATGATTATGCTGTTACTTGGGCATTGGGACATTTAGTGCAATTAGCCCTTCCAGAGGCTTATGGTTGTGTAGGATTCCACAGAGAACACCTACCTATTCTACCTCGCCCCTTTATCTTGGTACCCAAACAAATTCCTGAGGATAAGAAAGGTTACAGGTCAGACCCTATGGCTTTAAAACAGCTTAAAATCATTGATAGCCTTTTTAAGAAGTGTAGTTCCATTATTGTAGCCACCGATGCAGGTCGTGAAGGAGAACTGATCTTCCGCTATATCTATGAATATTTGCACTGTCAAAAACCTTTTCAAAGGCTTTGGATTAGCTCCTTAACCGAAAAAGGTATCAAAACAGGACTTGCCAATCTGCAAGAAGGAAGTGCTTTTGATTTGCTGTATGCCTCTGCTCAAAAGCGTAGTGAGGCTGATTGGCTGGTGGGTATCAATGCTACCCAAGCCCTAAGTATAGCCGTAGGTGAAGGGATTTATTCCTTAGGTAGGGTGCAAACACCTACCTTAGCAATGGTTTGTAAAAGATTTTTAGAGCACACACATTTTCAAAAAAAACCTTTTTACCAATTGCGACTCAAGCACCAAAAAAGCTATACTGATTTTTTCAGTATCTCAGCTAAAATTGAGGACAAAAAGGAAGCTGAAGCCTTACAAAAACAATTAGAAAAGTCTCCTATGGCCGAGGTGATTTCCACTGAAAAAGAAGTGGTAAAAGAACAACCTCCTTTGCTCTATGATCTAACAGGTCTTCAGAAAGAAGCTAATAAAAAATGGAACTTTTCAGCCGATGAGACCCTGCAAATCGCTCAAAGTCTCTACGAGCAAAAATACATTACTTACCCACGTACTGGTAGTAAGTACATCTCAGAGGATGTATGGGAAGAAATCCCACAGCTGATACGTTTGTTACAAGAAAGTGAGGCATACGCTAACGAAGCTAGACTTGTAAAAATTGGGACGCTGAATAAGAAGATGGTTAATGATTTGAAAGTAACAGACCATCACGGACTTCTTATTACAGAGCGCTTTCCTACCAACCTTACGGCAAAAGAAAACACTATTTACAAAATGATTGCCACCCGACTTTTGGAAGCGGTATCTGAACCCTGTGTAAAAGAAGTGCAAAAGACTCTACTGGAGGCTCTGCACACTGACTTCTTGGTAAAAGGTGTTCAAGTGTTACAAGCGGGTTGGCGCGCTATCGGTGGTTTTTACTCTGATGAAACTGCCAAAGACAGTGAAAAAGACAATGAAGGTGATAGCAATCAAGTGCTGCCTGAACTTGTACAAGGGGAAAGTATAAAGATTAAAGCCGTTGAAATCCTTTCTAAAACCACCCAACCTCCTGCTTTATATACCGAATCAGGACTGTTGGGGGCTATGGAAACAGCTGGAAAGACCTTAGAAGATAAGGCGCAACGTGAACTATTACAAGGAGCAGGTATAGGTACTCCAGCCACACGTGCCGCTATTATCGAGACGCTTTTAAAGCGTAATTATATTGAGCGCAAACAAAAGTCTCTTATTCCTACCGATAAAGGAATGCAGGTATATCAGTGGGTAAAATCACTTACTATAGCCGATGTTGCCCTTACAGGCGAATGGGAAAGTCAATTGCAAAAGATAGAACAAGGAGAGCTCTCTCCCGATAGTTTTTCTTCGGATATGGAAGCCTATACCCATAGTCTTACTGATACGTTTTTGGCTATGGACATACCCCAAAAAGAAAAACTCAAAATCACTTGTCCTAAATGTAGAAATGCTTCCTTATTACTGTTTGAAAAGGTAGCCAAATGCCCTGATGAGGACTGTGGTTATGTGCTTTTTAGGAATGTATGTGGCAAACCTCTTACTGATGAGTTGCTCAAAACGCTCTTTGAAAAAGGAAAAACACCTCTGATAAAAGGAATGAAAAGCAAGTCAGGCAGCACTTTCGATGCCTATATACGTTTGAAAGAAAATGGTGAAACTGCCTTTGAGTTTCCTGAGAAAACTTCCAAAAAGCGAAAATACTAA
- a CDS encoding type IV toxin-antitoxin system AbiEi family antitoxin — MKGLTIRKWIQSLEEKGIYSFSMQELKEVFPLLKEKTILNTLGTLKKQGKLLPLRNGIYSIVRFVEIGNATDNKAIREEGKPYFYIETLMQHLKREYYVALLSAVEVHLSPKEALQANEITVITSLPPLRDSFREQSKIRYLVKKDIKNLREIGVKRKTLPFSIEERTLRVASLELTAVDLLLYEKEIGGIQKSVEVIQRIKNHLSWQELPTEVILSTPVSIFQRLGYVLSFIKEEELAEGLKERVLSTGKKFRRTLLKTDVPEKGGEPFCPIWKIVVNISLQNDTL; from the coding sequence ATGAAGGGACTAACCATACGAAAGTGGATACAATCATTGGAGGAAAAGGGTATTTACAGCTTTTCTATGCAGGAGCTAAAAGAGGTGTTTCCTCTCCTTAAAGAAAAAACTATTCTCAATACTTTAGGGACACTTAAAAAGCAAGGAAAGCTCCTGCCTCTTAGGAATGGCATCTATAGCATCGTCCGTTTTGTGGAAATTGGTAATGCTACTGATAACAAAGCTATCAGAGAAGAGGGAAAACCTTATTTCTACATTGAAACACTGATGCAACACCTAAAAAGGGAATACTATGTAGCCCTGCTCAGTGCAGTAGAAGTACATCTATCTCCCAAAGAGGCTTTACAGGCAAATGAAATTACAGTGATAACCTCCTTACCTCCGCTGAGAGATTCCTTTAGGGAACAAAGTAAAATTCGTTACCTTGTCAAAAAGGATATCAAAAACTTAAGAGAAATAGGAGTAAAAAGAAAAACCTTACCTTTTTCTATAGAGGAAAGAACTTTGCGGGTAGCCTCTTTGGAGCTCACTGCGGTTGATTTGCTCCTCTATGAAAAAGAGATAGGAGGCATTCAAAAATCGGTAGAGGTAATTCAAAGGATTAAAAACCACCTGAGTTGGCAAGAGCTTCCTACAGAGGTAATCCTCTCTACACCTGTTTCTATTTTCCAACGTTTGGGCTATGTTCTTTCTTTTATCAAGGAGGAAGAACTGGCTGAGGGGCTCAAAGAGAGAGTTCTTAGCACAGGGAAAAAATTTAGAAGAACCCTTTTAAAAACAGATGTCCCTGAAAAGGGAGGAGAGCCTTTTTGCCCTATTTGGAAAATCGTGGTAAATATATCTTTGCAGAACGACACTTTGTAA